One window of the Zea mays cultivar B73 chromosome 3, Zm-B73-REFERENCE-NAM-5.0, whole genome shotgun sequence genome contains the following:
- the LOC100501160 gene encoding uncharacterized protein isoform X1 — protein sequence MPWLLQDVVMEPQPGSPLFSPPSTALWDNARAGTPSEEMAAPDEPKEEGTELEPARKSTSSSSSSSSSSSASSADIPCHIDVVELINPLAAALPEDEHGAVVKTAHSATLEDERAAPAVHSAEAKPADGAMTKDVQAAPAVHSAEAKPDDWVTWPDPPPPAVDDSFASSDGRGAARPEAPKVQTVSPTSLGAAGSNNGYDPGRIPASVFQHRTSVSQADWSMASNESLFSIQGASDLYPGSRSHFDFFYDEAMAEADSRLPSLAEGAEPGDAPESKEFAAAPRSAEPAASTGCGNDAKRAAVFRSHESGSGSSSSNFSFAFPILAETSPRKKDLVNTALYQPLEKECEQPPPSPPPQQQQLEPPVSAFMEMTTEEERRSSDTGCCCCGCCWFDCSWWYRCQWWRCGCCSCSCPSFCRCTWCLCT from the exons ATGCCATGGCTGCTGCAGGACGTGGTCATGGAGCCCCAGCCCGGGTCGCCGCTCTTCTCTCCACCAAGCACAGCGCTATGGGACAATGCCAGGGCGGGAACACCGTCGGAAGAGATGGCAGCGCCGGACGAGCCAAAGGAAGAGGGCACCGAACTCGAGCCGGCCAGAAAGTCgacctcctcctcgtcgtcgtcgtcctcctcctcgtcCGCGTCGTCGGCTGATATCCCGTGCCACATCGATGTCGTCGAGCTCATCAACCCGTTGGCAGCGGCGCTGCCCGAGGACGAACACGGCGCGGTGGTCAAAACGGCCCACTCGGCGACGCTGGAGGACGAACGAGCCGCTCCCGCCGTACACAGCGCCGAGGCCAAGCCGGCGGACGGCGCGATGACGAAGGATGTACAGGCCGCTCCCGCCGTGCACAGCGCGGAGGCCAAGCCGGACGACTGGGTGACGTGGCCGGATCCACCGCCTCCGGCCGTCGACGACTCGTTCGCGTCGTCGGACGGCCGCGGCGCGGCGCGGCCGGAGGCGCCGAAGGTCCAGACGGTCTCGCCGACCAGCCTCGGAGCGGCGGGGTCCAACAACGGGTACGATCCGGGGAGGATCCCGGCGTCCGTCTTCCAGCACAGGACGTCGGTGTCGCAGGCCGACTGGAGCATGGCGTCGAACGAGTCGCTCTTCAGCATCCAGGGCGCCAGCGACCTCTACCCCGGCAGCAGGTCGCACTTCGACTTCTTCTACGACGAGGCCATGGCGGAGGCGGACTCCAGGCTGCCGTCCCTCGCGGAGGGGGCGGAGCCCGGGGACGCGCCCGAGTCCAAGGAGTTCGCGGCGGCGCCGCGCAGCGCGGAGCCAGCCGCCAGCACCGGGTGCGGCAACGACGCCAAGAGAGCCGCCGTGTTCCGGAGCCACGAGAGCGGCTCCGGAAGCAGCTCCAGCAACTTCTCCTTCGCCTTCCCAAT ACTGGCGGAGACGTCGCCGAGGAAGAAGGACCTCGTCAACACCGCGCTGTACCAGCCGCTGGAGAAGGAGTGCGAacagccgccgccgtcgccgccgccgcagcagcagcagctcgaGCCCCCCGTGTCGGCCTTCATGGAGATGACGACggaggaggagcggcggagcAGCGACACCGGGTGCTGCTGCTGCGGCTGCTGCTGGTTCGATTGCTCCTGGTGGTACCGGTGCCAGTGGTGGCGATGCGGCTGCTGCAGTTGCTCCTGCCCTAGCTTCTGCCGGTGCACCTGGTGCCTCTGCACGTGA
- the LOC100501160 gene encoding uncharacterized protein isoform X2: protein MEPQPGSPLFSPPSTALWDNARAGTPSEEMAAPDEPKEEGTELEPARKSTSSSSSSSSSSSASSADIPCHIDVVELINPLAAALPEDEHGAVVKTAHSATLEDERAAPAVHSAEAKPADGAMTKDVQAAPAVHSAEAKPDDWVTWPDPPPPAVDDSFASSDGRGAARPEAPKVQTVSPTSLGAAGSNNGYDPGRIPASVFQHRTSVSQADWSMASNESLFSIQGASDLYPGSRSHFDFFYDEAMAEADSRLPSLAEGAEPGDAPESKEFAAAPRSAEPAASTGCGNDAKRAAVFRSHESGSGSSSSNFSFAFPILAETSPRKKDLVNTALYQPLEKECEQPPPSPPPQQQQLEPPVSAFMEMTTEEERRSSDTGCCCCGCCWFDCSWWYRCQWWRCGCCSCSCPSFCRCTWCLCT from the exons ATGGAGCCCCAGCCCGGGTCGCCGCTCTTCTCTCCACCAAGCACAGCGCTATGGGACAATGCCAGGGCGGGAACACCGTCGGAAGAGATGGCAGCGCCGGACGAGCCAAAGGAAGAGGGCACCGAACTCGAGCCGGCCAGAAAGTCgacctcctcctcgtcgtcgtcgtcctcctcctcgtcCGCGTCGTCGGCTGATATCCCGTGCCACATCGATGTCGTCGAGCTCATCAACCCGTTGGCAGCGGCGCTGCCCGAGGACGAACACGGCGCGGTGGTCAAAACGGCCCACTCGGCGACGCTGGAGGACGAACGAGCCGCTCCCGCCGTACACAGCGCCGAGGCCAAGCCGGCGGACGGCGCGATGACGAAGGATGTACAGGCCGCTCCCGCCGTGCACAGCGCGGAGGCCAAGCCGGACGACTGGGTGACGTGGCCGGATCCACCGCCTCCGGCCGTCGACGACTCGTTCGCGTCGTCGGACGGCCGCGGCGCGGCGCGGCCGGAGGCGCCGAAGGTCCAGACGGTCTCGCCGACCAGCCTCGGAGCGGCGGGGTCCAACAACGGGTACGATCCGGGGAGGATCCCGGCGTCCGTCTTCCAGCACAGGACGTCGGTGTCGCAGGCCGACTGGAGCATGGCGTCGAACGAGTCGCTCTTCAGCATCCAGGGCGCCAGCGACCTCTACCCCGGCAGCAGGTCGCACTTCGACTTCTTCTACGACGAGGCCATGGCGGAGGCGGACTCCAGGCTGCCGTCCCTCGCGGAGGGGGCGGAGCCCGGGGACGCGCCCGAGTCCAAGGAGTTCGCGGCGGCGCCGCGCAGCGCGGAGCCAGCCGCCAGCACCGGGTGCGGCAACGACGCCAAGAGAGCCGCCGTGTTCCGGAGCCACGAGAGCGGCTCCGGAAGCAGCTCCAGCAACTTCTCCTTCGCCTTCCCAAT ACTGGCGGAGACGTCGCCGAGGAAGAAGGACCTCGTCAACACCGCGCTGTACCAGCCGCTGGAGAAGGAGTGCGAacagccgccgccgtcgccgccgccgcagcagcagcagctcgaGCCCCCCGTGTCGGCCTTCATGGAGATGACGACggaggaggagcggcggagcAGCGACACCGGGTGCTGCTGCTGCGGCTGCTGCTGGTTCGATTGCTCCTGGTGGTACCGGTGCCAGTGGTGGCGATGCGGCTGCTGCAGTTGCTCCTGCCCTAGCTTCTGCCGGTGCACCTGGTGCCTCTGCACGTGA
- the LOC100501160 gene encoding uncharacterized protein isoform X3, with protein sequence MPWLLQDVVMEPQPGSPLFSPPSTALWDNARAGTPSEEMAAPDEPKEEGTELEPARKSTSSSSSSSSSSSASSADIPCHIDVVELINPLAAALPEDEHGAVVKTAHSATLEDERAAPAVHSAEAKPADGAMTKDVQAAPAVHSAEAKPDDWVTWPDPPPPAVDDSFASSDGRGAARPEAPKVQTVSPTSLGAAGSNNGYDPGRIPASVFQHRTSVSQADWSMASNESLFSIQGASDLYPGSRSHFDFFYDEAMAEADSRLPSLAEGAEPGDAPESKEFAAAPRSAEPAASTGCGNDAKRAAVFRSHESGSGSSSSNFSFAFPINHLHADWRRRRRGRRTSSTPRCTSRWRRSANSRRRRRRRSSSSSSPPCRPSWR encoded by the exons ATGCCATGGCTGCTGCAGGACGTGGTCATGGAGCCCCAGCCCGGGTCGCCGCTCTTCTCTCCACCAAGCACAGCGCTATGGGACAATGCCAGGGCGGGAACACCGTCGGAAGAGATGGCAGCGCCGGACGAGCCAAAGGAAGAGGGCACCGAACTCGAGCCGGCCAGAAAGTCgacctcctcctcgtcgtcgtcgtcctcctcctcgtcCGCGTCGTCGGCTGATATCCCGTGCCACATCGATGTCGTCGAGCTCATCAACCCGTTGGCAGCGGCGCTGCCCGAGGACGAACACGGCGCGGTGGTCAAAACGGCCCACTCGGCGACGCTGGAGGACGAACGAGCCGCTCCCGCCGTACACAGCGCCGAGGCCAAGCCGGCGGACGGCGCGATGACGAAGGATGTACAGGCCGCTCCCGCCGTGCACAGCGCGGAGGCCAAGCCGGACGACTGGGTGACGTGGCCGGATCCACCGCCTCCGGCCGTCGACGACTCGTTCGCGTCGTCGGACGGCCGCGGCGCGGCGCGGCCGGAGGCGCCGAAGGTCCAGACGGTCTCGCCGACCAGCCTCGGAGCGGCGGGGTCCAACAACGGGTACGATCCGGGGAGGATCCCGGCGTCCGTCTTCCAGCACAGGACGTCGGTGTCGCAGGCCGACTGGAGCATGGCGTCGAACGAGTCGCTCTTCAGCATCCAGGGCGCCAGCGACCTCTACCCCGGCAGCAGGTCGCACTTCGACTTCTTCTACGACGAGGCCATGGCGGAGGCGGACTCCAGGCTGCCGTCCCTCGCGGAGGGGGCGGAGCCCGGGGACGCGCCCGAGTCCAAGGAGTTCGCGGCGGCGCCGCGCAGCGCGGAGCCAGCCGCCAGCACCGGGTGCGGCAACGACGCCAAGAGAGCCGCCGTGTTCCGGAGCCACGAGAGCGGCTCCGGAAGCAGCTCCAGCAACTTCTCCTTCGCCTTCCCAAT CAATCACCTGCATGCAGACTGGCGGAGACGTCGCCGAGGAAGAAGGACCTCGTCAACACCGCGCTGTACCAGCCGCTGGAGAAGGAGTGCGAacagccgccgccgtcgccgccgccgcagcagcagcagctcgaGCCCCCCGTGTCGGCCTTCATGGAGATGA
- the LOC100501160 gene encoding uncharacterized protein LOC100501160, translating into MEPQPGSPLFSPPSTALWDNARAGTPSEEMAAPDEPKEEGTELEPARKSTSSSSSSSSSSSASSADIPCHIDVVELINPLAAALPEDEHGAVVKTAHSATLEDERAAPAVHSAEAKPADGAMTKDVQAAPAVHSAEAKPDDWVTWPDPPPPAVDDSFASSDGRGAARPEAPKVQTVSPTSLGAAGSNNGYDPGRIPASVFQHRTSVSQADWSMASNESLFSIQGASDLYPGSRSHFDFFYDEAMAEADSRLPSLAEGAEPGDAPESKEFAAAPRSAEPAASTGCGNDAKRAAVFRSHESGSGSSSSNFSFAFPINHLHADWRRRRRGRRTSSTPRCTSRWRRSANSRRRRRRRSSSSSSPPCRPSWR; encoded by the exons ATGGAGCCCCAGCCCGGGTCGCCGCTCTTCTCTCCACCAAGCACAGCGCTATGGGACAATGCCAGGGCGGGAACACCGTCGGAAGAGATGGCAGCGCCGGACGAGCCAAAGGAAGAGGGCACCGAACTCGAGCCGGCCAGAAAGTCgacctcctcctcgtcgtcgtcgtcctcctcctcgtcCGCGTCGTCGGCTGATATCCCGTGCCACATCGATGTCGTCGAGCTCATCAACCCGTTGGCAGCGGCGCTGCCCGAGGACGAACACGGCGCGGTGGTCAAAACGGCCCACTCGGCGACGCTGGAGGACGAACGAGCCGCTCCCGCCGTACACAGCGCCGAGGCCAAGCCGGCGGACGGCGCGATGACGAAGGATGTACAGGCCGCTCCCGCCGTGCACAGCGCGGAGGCCAAGCCGGACGACTGGGTGACGTGGCCGGATCCACCGCCTCCGGCCGTCGACGACTCGTTCGCGTCGTCGGACGGCCGCGGCGCGGCGCGGCCGGAGGCGCCGAAGGTCCAGACGGTCTCGCCGACCAGCCTCGGAGCGGCGGGGTCCAACAACGGGTACGATCCGGGGAGGATCCCGGCGTCCGTCTTCCAGCACAGGACGTCGGTGTCGCAGGCCGACTGGAGCATGGCGTCGAACGAGTCGCTCTTCAGCATCCAGGGCGCCAGCGACCTCTACCCCGGCAGCAGGTCGCACTTCGACTTCTTCTACGACGAGGCCATGGCGGAGGCGGACTCCAGGCTGCCGTCCCTCGCGGAGGGGGCGGAGCCCGGGGACGCGCCCGAGTCCAAGGAGTTCGCGGCGGCGCCGCGCAGCGCGGAGCCAGCCGCCAGCACCGGGTGCGGCAACGACGCCAAGAGAGCCGCCGTGTTCCGGAGCCACGAGAGCGGCTCCGGAAGCAGCTCCAGCAACTTCTCCTTCGCCTTCCCAAT CAATCACCTGCATGCAGACTGGCGGAGACGTCGCCGAGGAAGAAGGACCTCGTCAACACCGCGCTGTACCAGCCGCTGGAGAAGGAGTGCGAacagccgccgccgtcgccgccgccgcagcagcagcagctcgaGCCCCCCGTGTCGGCCTTCATGGAGATGA